CAGAAACCTATATATAGTTATTCAGCCCAAGCCCAGACAAAAATGGGGTCGGCCCATTTAGAGAGATGTGTGGCATGGACAGGCAGCGGTGCAGCTGCCTGAGTAATATGTGTCGATTCGACGCTGCTGCACCACCgatagacacacacacacaccgtTGCacgtctatatatataatattggtTGCAGAAACCCACTCAGATGTGAAAGCAGAGCCCTCTCAGCTCATATTAGGGATTTTTCGATTTTATTAAACAATAAAAGAGGGAGGGTGAAAAGAAATGGCGATGGTGCTGATGGGATTGAGCGTGCAATTCGTTTTGGATTTCGTGGTAGCGGGTATTTCCCTAATCATTGGGATGGGATTATTCGCTTTCATCGCTTCAATTCTATGCTCCGCCGCTTTCTTTCAAAACGCCAAGGAGATTAATTGATTTGGGTTTCTGTGAGTATTCcaatctctccctctctctttttcAATGCTGATTTTGCTGTAATTCAattcgtaatttttttattatcggGGATCTAAATGAATGTGTCTGCTTTCATCGTTGTTTGGAACTGGTAAATGGTGTCTGCTTTCTGGGAGATTGAAAATGTTTTGGAAGCTGAGAATTtgtgaatattaaaaaaaatggtaagAAATTGTGGTGATTTTAGTAAATGAATCACTGAAATCTAGaattaaatgttaattaatCTTTTGTAGGGATGATTCATTTAGATATATTTCTTTTCCGATCCATGACTGACAATAATCCTTTTCTTTGAAAATTAGAACGGTAGCTATGACATTGAAATACAGGAGTAGTGGTGAAGATTAGATGTGATTTTGGTTGAAGAGAATGAGTTGTTTGATCCTATGATGAAGATTGTGTGTTGTGCAGAAGATGATAATAGATGGTATTGTTTGCAGGCTGCAATTGAATAAGGCAGGCTGTATTTCTCCCTCGTCATGGTTTAGTTTTGTGGATGTAGGCCTCTCCTCAAAATGGAAGAGTTTTTGTGTGTAAATTATCACTTGTATAAAAATGGACATCGCCTTAATGTTATTACAAATGGCTCCTCCTAGCAAAGACCAATCTCTAACTATTTAAACTCCAAACTCAAACCAAGACTTATTTTGCAATATTTTTGAAAAGTAATTCTATTCTAACTACATACACAAAACTCAAGCTTAAAAGAATACTAAAGTAAAGTATTCTATTTCCACTTACATTCATTCCAAAATCTTTTAAATACTAATTTTATataacttatttaattatattataagtctaaaaacttatttattattatataaataaattttaaatttataatatacgTATTCAATAAGtaaaaatttacaattaaataagtaaaaatTTGCATaatttgaaaaacaaaattcatTGAAAATTTGTCCACTTGATAAATCGGTGtagtttagtaattttatttgttgtgtGTGTTGATTTTCGGCATTTGAAATGTGCTCTCTTATTTGTAATTTGTGGTATgtcaagtatttttttttattcatgtCGTAGTATGTCATGTAATATATTATTCTATTAATCCACAtacaaatgaaataaaataaaacaataaataaaattaatagccCAAAAATATATAAGCTcacattaaataaaattgaaagctcAAAACATATATTCCAAGCAAAGAATACAACAATAGAAAGAAGATACAATTAATATCAAGCCCAAATTTAATTATATCCAACATTTAATTTGAAGCCCAACATAAATACAACAATAAAAGAAAGAATCCCTATTCTAAGAAGGTATGGTTGAGCTCACGAGTATAAGTTCATTCaaaatattaatcacaataagCATCTAAATAGTTTACAAGCGGTAAAATAAATTTCAAGAACTTATAActttataagctcctaaaaaataagtttatctattcaaatttattttttgattattttatatgcaacaatcattttagaaatcttACTAAACAATGGTTTGTTattctatatattatatgtctTTTCAAGTATATCTCTTTTCAAATGTTTTATTCTAATAAAGATTTACTTTCTCttgacacatttttttttctttaatttataagtttaattattaaaatattttgacaatttataagctcttgataaactatatcttataagctcttaaaacatcttaaagttgttgaattttataagttttttgaaataaatttagTTAAACACCCTCAAGTTAAATGCGGCGCCGCGCCAATCTTCTTCTTCATGCCCATTTCTCAGAAGATTTGCACCATGCTTCTTCTTCACAGGTTTCTCCTCCAAAGACTTTCTTGCTCTTATCCGATATTTCTATGCTCTTccctatttttctaaaatacaCGGATTTTGGACTTGAATGCAATATTTCAAAAATCGAAGAAGGTGTTTGCATTTGAAATAGTAGAAACGCAAAAATGTGTATCTATTATTCAAAACCTGACGAAAAATGTAAAATGTGATGCGATCTAGAGTACTATTGGAACAAATTGTTTACTGCATTTTGCAGTAGCATTAGAGTTCGATTGCTATGCATGATATGTGTGAGATAGATACCTATAATATCCTAATATATTGTTTTCTTCAAAACTCAAAAGCCTTTATaaattaatggccatatttaataaattaattaatagatatcACGTCTTATCCCATATCACGTAGTAGCAAACTATTGTTGGTCTAAACGGGGGTTTTCACATACTTAATGTGTGAAAAGCTTTTGTTGGTATCTACAAAATCTCTCCTTCTGCTCTTGATTAGATCTCTACTAACTCTTCTGCTGCTGAATGATTCTATCATTAATTGTGCGAATGACATTATATTTGAGCAAAATTCTCTAAGATCGTGATCGTGATCGTAAGTAACCGAAACCCAAAATTTTCTGGGCTTTGTGATcagaaattattaatttaattttggaaATATGCAAGACTGTCTGAATTGTCGATCAGGTGTTTGTTTAATCCTCTTTGAATAGGTAATAATCATTTTAGAATGTGATTGCTCCAGAATTATGAGCATTATCTAGAAAAGCTCAAAAGTTTTATTGCATTGTTACAGAGAGAATGCTAATAGTCTGAAGATGGAAggctaatttatttaattttaggtgATGTCTACATTGGAATTCATGTTAGTTAAAATGAAATTAGGGCTTTAATGGTGCAATCTTGAAGATAGAAAGGATCAAAGAAGGTGGTCTAAAATTTAAATCGAGAGGATTTATTTTCAGGATTGGGGACAGACGAGGAGACGATAGTGAagatttattttatgaataaatttatgatgaaaaaaatatacgtcgttataaaaaaaattagaatggatAAATGTATACAAGGAAAGAAGTGAAATGGTGGAAACATATTTATTTggtgtgaaaaaataaaaaagaactaTTTAGTTTTGTGTTTCCTAGAGTAGACCATTCCTCGGATGCCATCCGGGTCGGCCACAAAGCCCAAAGGGCGATAGAAGCCGAGAACTCGGGGCTCCGAATACAAGGCGATGTTAGTTATCCCCTTGTCTAACAGGGCGGTGACGATCCTCTCCATGACAGCCTTCCCCAGGCCGAAGCCTTGGAAGCTGGGGTCCACCACCACGTCCCATATTATCGCGTTGAAGACGCCGTCGCCCGTCGCTCTTGCGAACGCCACCGGCCGCTGAGTTTTGTCGTATTCCACCCACAGCAGCTGGTCGGTGTGCTCCAGCGCCACCCGGATCTTCTCCGGGTCGCGCCGCGGGAATCCCACGGCCGCGAACACCGAGTTCAGGTGCTCTAGGTTCAGCTTCTCCGCGCTGCGGTGGAACCTGAAGCCGCGAGAGGAGAGGGACTCATCCGACACTGAGAACCCGCCCGTCGCGGACACCCGCCGCTGCTTCTTCGCCTGCCGGACTGCTAATGTCATGGGGAATTGATTGTGGACCAGCATTTTTTGCAAACTAATTTTATTGTATACGAATATGATGATAGATAAATGTTGAAAAATGAGATTTCGAATTTGTGGTTTTCATGTTGCCGTGTCTTTATTGTGCAGCTCCCTAActatttcaatttttcatttattttagtctAGTTTATGGAAATGTGAATCATTGTgcttcatgttttttttttctttcaaatcccTGCATTTTAGGAATTGGTTCTTACAAATAACAAGAGAAAGATTACGAATATATATTCTAATAAATAATTCAATGATTTAAATAAAGAATAGCAACATAACCTTAGAAGAATTTAATCAAATAAAGTGGAGGAATGTTAATAATATATGTTTTTTTAGTGAGTGTTTGGTTCAATAATGAAAATGAAGCATTAATAAGAGACTCTCTTTGGGTTAATTACGTCAAAACTCATGAACTTTGGCCCGTTTTTAACCTTTTTtataaactttaatttttaCCTTCAATTCCCTAAATTTAAACACTTGTTCaatttttccagttttcttAAATCCCCAAATTAGAAGTTAACATGACACTTTTAAGTTGCCGGAAATATGACATGGAATTGCCCGCGAATGaataaaatgacgtcgtttgaGCCCAGATATTGATCGCCGGAGCTGGGGCCGGCGGCTGAAGCTTACTTCCCTTAACCTCTCATCAAACCAAGAAGCCAGAACTCTGTGCAAGAAATTCAATCTCCAGTCTCCCCTGCTGCTACGCACATTTCCACGAATCAAAGAAATTATCACATAAAATCCTTGGATGAAGAAGCTGAGCCAAGAAATTATCGCACAAATTATCACACAAAATCCAAGAATACAAGAAATTATCACCTTCCCGTCAACGATTCTAGAGGAGTTGCCACTTATCTCTAACACAAATTGGTGAAGGTCTTCGCCCCTTCTTTTCCGACGAAGGTCGCCGCCTTTTCGGCCACCGTCGTCTCTCTCTTGCTCGCTCAGACTGGATAGCAACGGCGGCTTCAAGGTCGCTTCGAGACCCTCAATTTTTAGTCGCTGCCGGCTGACACCCTAGCTTTTCCCCTCAATTCCAGTCGATGGTGGCGTAAATAAACAACAACGAGCGGGGGGCGGATTCTGGATTTGAGGTTAGGGAGAGTTGAATTTGGTGATCTATGACGTCTGAAAATATTTACACGGgcaaattttttttagcattccgtacacttcattttcatgcatttttttaacaatcatttaatataatagataattgtttgcaattcaattatttcaacatcaagtagattgaaagcatacaaaaacatatttttatgcattctttaaaaaaaatatatttcattttctaaacaaataaactaactttcattgttaataattagtaattttacttttaactttagaatggactcaaattcaacattaaaaattaaataagaaaaaaaataggataaaaataacaaattaatgtACAATGTGAAataattaatatggatagttggatatactataaataatgtattacttttttcttctatttcttatttatatacatatatagctATATAAAAtaaagggcaaaggtgcagattggtccCTGAACtagacccccctagagcgtttagccCCCCATACTCGACCTTGGTGCAAATACCTCCCCCATAGTCCAGAACAAAGGTTCAACTAACCCCACATAACAAACGGCCTACTCACGCCGTTTccttccatttttttattttttttaatattaaatggGGCCCAAAAGCCCTAATGATATGCGATCCGACTTCGTACATGCCGCAGTAGGTGGCGATCGGGCTGTACCACCACCTCCGGCTGGAGATCACGACATGGAGCTGTACAAAGTCGCTGCCGCAAAGCGGATCCCAGAGGGAGCTCCAGAACGTGAAGCTCCAAACCCTGGCGGACCACCTCATGAAGCACGACCTCCGCATCTGCGCCTGCTACCACCGCCCCGTCAACTTCGGCCCCGATGCCCTCTCTTGGATGATGGCCGTCGGCGTCTGCTTCATCTTCGAGTTCATCTGCATCTGCGCCATCAAGCAGGGAAAGATCATCGGCAAGATCCCCTCCGGCCTCTCCCACATCATCGACTCATCGGGGAACAAGACGGCGCACAACTCCATCCTCAGATATCTCTTCATGCTCAAGAACCAAATCCCTTTGTTTGTCATGAGGATGATGCTTGAACTGCAGTTCTCCTCCAAGGAAACGGCGGATAAAACTCTCCACTCCATGACGACAAGGCTCAGCAATGATCTCTCGCCGTTCAAGCCCACCGACACGGTCGACATGGCGCTCGTCATGGAGCACACTCACTTGTTGGATTTTTTATACCACTTCATCGTGCCTAAAACTGATATATCGTTTCCGCCGCACAAAATCGAAGACGGCGAATTTGGCGGCGAGGAGGAGAAGAAAGTGATGACGGTGGCGGAGGCGTTTGCAGAGCCGACTCACATGCGGAAGCTGGTGGACATAGTGTGGGCAATGGTGTCGAAGTTAGTTCGAGGACCGATTGCATTGACGAAGCACGTGATGTTCTCCAAGCTCATGAAAGTGTTGGTGAAACTGCCATGGACGATTTTGAGCAAGATCCCCATCCTGAAAATGCTCAAGGAGCCAATCGAGAACGTGCTCCAAACCTTGCATAATGCGAAGAAGGATGACGGAGGCGACGAAGAATCGGGTTCGAAGAAGAGCGACGAGAAGCCTCCGCTGCTGGAGGAGATCGCGATCCCTTCGGTGATGCAGCTGGCGGAGGCCGGGGTGTAGTTCGTGGCGCCCAGATCCACCCAGATTCGCCGCAACAACGACCACTTCGTCCTCATCAAGTAGTGGTGATGGCAGACGACAGCATGGACCTTCAATTGAGAAGGGTCTGCCGGCGGGGAGATTAACAAGGGCAGGGGGAAGGGTGTGAACTGACGTGTGTGTGTGAACTGacgtgtgtgagagagagagagacccacttcaaaaaaaaaattaagtaaacgGCATCAAAGGTCTGTTAGTAGCCGGGGCTATTTGCATATTTTTCATGTACTACAGGGGAGGTATTTGCACCAAAGTCGAGTGTGGGGggctaaacgctctaggggggtctactttagggactaatctgcacctttaccctaaaataaaatatatatctatattcaaaaaaaaaacctcaaaaattgggagggggcttcagcccccccccccccactgACAACGAGGGCCCGGAGATGGCGGCAAGGCACCACAAGTTCAATCGGGGTCTAGATCCAGTAGAAACCCTAGACGAGTTGCAGGGATATGAATTAGAGTTTGAAACTAAGTGTTGATGATGAAGGGGGGCGGAGGGGAACGAGAGGGTGGAGATGAGCTACATCGAATAAGTGTAGAAGATGACGAGCTGCCAGCGACGGCGTGGGTGAGGAGGCCGGCGGTCTTTTGGTGGACTTCCACCAGACTTGGGGAAGGGGTAAAGAGAACAGCGCAGTTTGTGGGAGGGggaatattttttgttttttttgttttattttccaAGTGTCAATTTTTTAGTCTAAGTAGGCACCATGTCAGCTCGTTACTATCATGTAAGCGCCAAATCAGCTCAGTCCTCACCGGAGCTCAAAattgtggaaaaattgaacaagCGTTTAAATTCAAGGAATTGAAGGTAAAAATTGAAGTTTATGGAAAAATTTGAAAACGGGCCAAAGTTCATGGGATTTGGCGTAATTACCCcattctctttcttttattttttctctattttgaGGAGTAATAAATTGAATGATTATGTTAAGGGTAATGATTAACTCATTATCCAAACCAAataacaagtaatggattcaattaattaaattcctCTTCAAGCTCTAATAAAGCCCAATCAAGCACGAGTTCAATGTAAATGAACCCAGTCATGAGACtaggggtgtaagtgagtcgagctagctcgcgagctactcgggatcgactcgaaaattactcgaaatcgactcggtataagtcgagtcgagctcgagctcgagctactcgacTAGGTATcgagcccgagttcgagttttaccatactcgactcgttaggctcgcgagcctaatcgagctttcaAACAAAATACGATTTTATCCCTATATTATAGCTTAATTACTAATATAGCTcataatatatacaatttattgAAGCATGTATGAGACGAGCTTAAACAAGCTCGAGCTCACCGAGCCTAAACGAGCTCGAGTTCGATTAAGATTCAATAATCGAGTCGAACCGAGTCGAGTTCGAGCTCATCGAATATgcaatcgagtcgagctcgagctcaaaaatctcaaactcgagcgagtcgagctcgagctcgagcttgataCATATagaccgagctcgagctcgagtatgtcaatactcgactcgactcggctcattGTACCCTACATGAGACTAGGCTGAGCGATTGAATTGACGTGGCATGTTTCACTGAGTTGGCATTGTCGATGCACAACTGCttaattttggtatttttgattcgattaatattatactccctccaatGGAAATGGatgtgaaatttaaaaataagatgTTAAAAGTGTAAATAGATAAAGATCACTTATTTAATGTATGTAGGAAGAATAAggattaaataatatttttaaaaaatagtattacTTATTTATAATAagacaaattaaaaattaaaatgtgtTATTATAAGTGGGGTAGGGGGAGTATATGCCTAGTTTTTGGTGATGAGAAAAATTTAGGAAatcttgtactccctccgtcctgcgAATCTTGAGGTAATTtttttcgacacgagaattaagaaaataatatttaatgtgttaagtgtggtagatgaaaaagtgaaaaggtgaataaaggaattttttttgttatataagaaaatgactcaagattcgtgggacgaccgaaaaaggaaagtgactcaagattagtgggacggaggaggGAGTAAGTTGTAACCTATGTTGCACAGGTGCGAGGCggcgggtgcgggagcgatacAATTCGGgtgcggggatacggattttcaaaaatcatagggtgcgattcgtgaaggatacacatgttatatttatatattttttattatatgtgaccaatcaaattgaaaaaagaaaaaaacatttataaattaaatattgcattgcaaatataagtcaaattaaaagtttcaataatgaagttcttcaaaaattgcaaaagagcccaaaaataatgaaaaaaaaaaattgcattgcAAATATAAGTCGAAGTAAAAATTCCAATAAATTGCATATAAAAGTTTCAAATTGCATGCAAATATAActcaaaaattacaaaagagcccaaaaataattgaaaattttgcaaaAGAGCCCAAAACGCACCCTATTCGTGGGTGCGCGCACCCGATTCGCGAATCCCCCCTTTTTTTTGGAGGATTCGCCACCTGGCTAATCTCGTGCGAATCCCACGTGAATCGCACCCGCACCCACACC
The genomic region above belongs to Salvia miltiorrhiza cultivar Shanhuang (shh) chromosome 5, IMPLAD_Smil_shh, whole genome shotgun sequence and contains:
- the LOC130986285 gene encoding GCN5-related N-acetyltransferase 1, chloroplastic — encoded protein: MLVHNQFPMTLAVRQAKKQRRVSATGGFSVSDESLSSRGFRFHRSAEKLNLEHLNSVFAAVGFPRRDPEKIRVALEHTDQLLWVEYDKTQRPVAFARATGDGVFNAIIWDVVVDPSFQGFGLGKAVMERIVTALLDKGITNIALYSEPRVLGFYRPLGFVADPDGIRGMVYSRKHKTK
- the LOC131025557 gene encoding putative UPF0481 protein At3g02645; amino-acid sequence: MKHDLRICACYHRPVNFGPDALSWMMAVGVCFIFEFICICAIKQGKIIGKIPSGLSHIIDSSGNKTAHNSILRYLFMLKNQIPLFVMRMMLELQFSSKETADKTLHSMTTRLSNDLSPFKPTDTVDMALVMEHTHLLDFLYHFIVPKTDISFPPHKIEDGEFGGEEEKKVMTVAEAFAEPTHMRKLVDIVWAMVSKLVRGPIALTKHVMFSKLMKVLVKLPWTILSKIPILKMLKEPIENVLQTLHNAKKDDGGDEESGSKKSDEKPPLLEEIAIPSVMQLAEAGV